TTATTTAAAACTAATGAATAACTTGTCAACAGTCTTTTTCGGACAATGCTAAACTGGTGTCGTCATATATGGGGACTTTCGTTTCAAAAAGAACGTATTTCGTACCTAAAAGAGAAAATCTGGCATAGTTTGACACactcattttttgtttaagttatgAATGTCATTGCGTTGGATCCTGTTATTTAAGAGGAACAATCGGAAACCTTTTTCAACAGCTCAGATATCAATCATAATCTGAGACGAAGATATTCAAAAGTTAAATAGTCCAGACAAAATGTAAACCATTTGCATTAATAAGACAGGGTCATACTCTAAACGAGTCGATCATAACTGGGTTGCATGGAAATAACAATGAAAGCATTTCTAATCGAAAGGCAGGCGCTGATTAAACAGTGCCGTAAAAGGGAACAAAgatgcatattttgtttaatattttatcatataatacAACCTGTACGCATTCATTCTTAACGATGAATGTTTCAAAAAGGGGTATATCTgacaacaaataaacaggaacaAATAATTTACCCCAGGGGCAAATGTTCAGTATAAAAACGCGGATCAGGTTAAGTCCGCTGTTCTGTCTTAGCTATATCATGTCTTGTATTATTAAGCCTAAAATGTACAAACCAGCAAGACATGTGTTTATGAGGCATATCTTTATGATTAGATATAGTCGTTTCTGAATCATTCGAGGTAAAAAAAGGACGGCTGGAAAACACGAAATTGAATTtcttgacatatatatatatatatatatatatatatatatatatatatatatatataatttgttaacATAACAGACTAGACATTGTCACATTTAAAACGAGACGAGGTGCAAGGAAATAACAATGAAACCATGTATATCCAAAAGACAGGCGCTGATATAATAGTCCTGCGAGAAGACAAAGAACATTGAACAGTTATTGCCactattgtaaatattttctggCATGTATCCAAACAGAAAATCAAATTGCCTCATTACATGTCATTGGTTATTTCATTAGTTTCTGAAATCGCTGCAATACATAGTTGCAACTCTATTAAtctgtcatttaatacaaactgTACGCCTTCCATTTAAATGGCATATACAAATGCAATACGAACAAGACACAATACCCTTATAAATGAATATCTGCCACCAGATACTCAGCACTAAAATCGCAACTAAAGTTAAATACACTTTCGGTCTTAGCTACTTCATGTCTtggtttgcaaaactgtacaaaCCAACCAAACATGTGTTTATGGGGCGTACCTTTATGATTACTAGATAATCTAAATTAGATTAGATATTTCGTTTTTGCATCGTTCGGGAGTAATAAGGATGGCTGGAAGACACATTGATTGAATTTCCAGACCCCATTACAGAGACAGAGACAGTATTAAAAGGACAATAGGCTATAACCAGCAAGTCCGCTCTTTccattgaaacaaaaacattcatttgCCAAGAAACACAATATCATGACAGTACTTTACAATGTCTCATCCGAATAATTGAAAAGATACTTACCAATCGAGGAATTTATCATACGGGATTTAGATTTTTCTCAATTAGGATACATGAAGGGTAGCATTTAAAGAGCTGAAAGggaatattttcttatttacttaattatattaaaataaacattgataaaaataaaagaagggCTAGACAGGAAAATAAAGCAAACGAACTGTTAGGGAAAAAcgttttctaaataaaatacagGAAATGAAAAACGGTCAAGAAGAcatcaaataaaagataaaaacttTGATTGAAGACGATGTTAAGAAGCTCAAGACATAAATGCGCAAAACGACAATCTGGAGAACCAGCACAGGCTTAAGCAGTACCGTTCaataatgaaacttttttttcagaaataattaaAGACCTGTTTGTAATATTCCAGTGAAATCATTACTCGCTAACATATGCCCTTATTAACTGTGTGCGTGATTTTAGTTTCAGTAGTCAtcacacttcatttcattaattgCGTTTGAAGCCAATATTTACAGCTAATGGTTTCACGTCTTAAAACCTCTACGGCTTGTGCCGGCCGTCTGCCGTTAGTGTCCAAAGCGGCCCTGGACCCCCATGGCGTGAATATTAGATATATGTGCAATACTCAAACGAAGCGCATTGCTTCATAAACCATGCACAGCTTTTCTGTAGGTAGGTGTTCGCTCAACACAGATCGCAATACTCCTTTGGTTTAAACAGCCCGTGCAACAGTTATACCGTTGCTGTTCGTGCCTTATCGTTCCGTATTTCGTTCCTTCACTCGTGCAATACTAAATCGTTTTCAGCATAGCAAGCTGACAATTTCTCTGTCGCTGGATGCTGGGTCCTTAAATTACAGCTCGTTAAATACCCTTTTCCTTCTAACTAATCTACAGTAtatttacatcggttgtgattGCTATATCAACTAAAAAGATGTTACTTGCATTCTTTACTACACAAATATCAgagattgaaaaaaatgctgtcGATCATAACTTATCCTacaacaagtaaatattttatagcaACATTTTTTACACTTCACAAatagaaactaaaaaaaacacaaaacgaattaactataaaaaataagcTTAAAATAGGTacttcttaatatataaatggcAACTGACACCTATTAATGGCTGTTCGTGTAAAGGTTTTCctgacatatttgttttgtatttataacgATGATCTATATGAGCTTTAGTCAAATTAACATTATATCCCATTATTTCTTCTATGATGATGTTTCAAGGTTGCAGctattgtatttacattttaaaaaagtttattgttTCGATGTCTGATACTATATAACTGGAAAATGCTCTTTAACCAATCAAATAGTAAATATAATTGACGAAGAAATGGTAAACATAACGTTGAAGACCTTTAATACATCAAGCAAAGCATGCAGTTAAGGCTTATATCATTTAGAAACAGTTACATGAACATATGCTGCAGTAAAACGCAGTTCTATTTCGCAAGTTCTCTCGCATCATCAACTAAATATGCTCATAATAGATTCAAAACAGCAGTGGGCATTTATATAATTGAGCTTATTAGGATATTTATCGACAAATGGATTTGAACTATCAAAGTAATGCACTTCATGGAATTGTACTTTCTTGATCTTTTATGTCTTTATATaacaaactacagaaacaaagcGAGTTACTTCAACAATTGAAATTTTACAGAAAACGGTCATCACTTTGATCTCTCAATTATATCACCTGACAAGACCAGTAACTATGATACTGACATATTTTGGGCTGACAAAGCCCGCCATGCAGTGGTacttttgttaaattgtttagtGTGTTAAACTTGTAAGAgttatatgtacatattgaaCGAATGATGATTTTTATGTTGGATCGGTCATTTTGAAGTAACATatctttcattttttctttctaatAAGAGATACAACATGTTTGTGtcattacaaaatacataacagAATTTCTTCATGAATTGATTTTatcattcttcaaatattataacttaataagtaTGCATCATATCATACTGTTCCAGTGTATCTCATATTTCCGAAGTTTAATCTACTTGTTTCCCATACGAAGACCAAGGGAGAGCATGCATTGGAGACGAATCAAACGTTATGATAGACGGCTAGTTTGCCTTTAACCTAAAGCATTTGGCTTCTGGGTTAGGgttagcttttcgcataaatattctgTAAACACTTTACGATCAATCATTGTGACTtgatcatatggtgtttttattgcacagttaataagatttgctagaatatgtacagatgtaaaacaaaatcagctctcgcagtaaacttatgacggaaaaacttctaaaacagggtttcagatattataaattaaggaaaactttctcaaaatttgttaatggtcattataatcttatatcaaaatacaataatagtcttaaatcgcttattgctaatagtattggTCATCCCgattttatggtgatgttttaaagaaaattcgtaaaataaaagtgtttccAGCAGGAAGTttggcagatagactcaatgaataacttggattttatttaaaccgtggacattaaggaaatattttgaagagtacttgccttctagtttttgaaaatgaattcctgaaacaaaatatagggttgaatatggCATCCCTATATAACtgagctttcagtcctttgattttatgaaaattttgctaattcatgttattttcaaaaccttttttggctgactcggagtgttttggcatgcgacttcattttcttcaaatattttaccttttcaaatcatttggaaggaaagattagctaatacatgacacttttatttttaataatgttttctttatttgttcccagttttagtaccatgatgctttttattatgaaactctatgataacacagttttaaaccttttattttataaggcagactgtgtgtgatgttcatagtttcaacCAATGACTGCACCGTATCTATGAAAAGTTTTTACAtaaggtgctctgaattgtattcctccgtctgcagatataattgggatctctaatcatataACTAATTGGCGGTTAcctttaagtttattattatttgttttatcgtTAAGTTTCATACTTTGATGAGATTTAACTTTTgcgttttttatatatttaggattgttgggataagagtgagggtTATATATATGATGACGTTCAAACGTTTACATTATTgatttattcgggattgttgggataagagtgaggttgtgcacacaaactggtttaaaccccaagtaaatttacattttactgaccgtcccaaggcggtaccttacaatccgagataaacatacctagttttttatatatagtatgtatgcttttgtgctgttcttccatgtttcttgtttgtgattgtatgttctatttcttttgcgtttacccagtgccattaaaccgggtttatgtctaacctttttgctactgagcttgtttttgtagcttttcgcataaatgttgTGCACTTTAACTGCTTTAAGCCCCcagtatttttacattttattgcccgttccaaggcggtacctaacaatccttgataaacaacccttgtttttttttataaatggtaTATGTGTACTgagttgtttgtggagttttttgGTGTTGTTCCATGTGtctggtttgtttttgtattctatgtctttggcgtttactctgtgccattaaacgtgGTTAATGTTTCTCCAAGTTAGTGTATACTTCGATAAgttttaccatttacgtttttactttattcgggattgttgggataagagtgaggttgtgcacacaaactggtgtTAACCctaagtaaatttacatttaactgaatgttccaaggcggtacctaacaatccgtGACAAACATACCTAGTTGTTTATGTATAGCCTGTATGCattgtgctgcttgtggagtactttgcttttcttccatgtttcttgtttgtgattttataatttaagtctttggcgtttacccagtgccaataaaccgggtttatgtttaaacattttgctactgaggtTGTTtgtgtagcttttcgcataaatattgaaactgtGCTTTTAGTCCAAGTGTACCATTTATATACTTACtttaactattttatattgAGTTTTTGCGTCTCTTCTTTCGACGggcattttttatgtttaaacaccttttatgtctATCGGAAGTTATATTAGTGTTTGTTCGATGCAGAATTAAAATAAGCGTGCGTAAATATATGTGAAATTAAGACACGAGCTGTAAgacttgtacatatttataacaaaaggcAATTTGTTACCCAATAAGAACGTCTcgcgtatttgttatgcaacaAAACCTACCAGATACACTTGTATACTTTTCTAGCATTTCATATATAAACTCATGAACGTATTACTCTTCATATCAGGCAAATTGTTTGGGTGGTTTTACATTCAGGTTAGAAAAGgtgcatttttgttaaaaattatacCAAGTAGGTCCTTGTGATGAAAGCATGTTAATGATCACTTCCAACTCAATGAATATTTCCTaatgtttgacatttatttccaaTGCCATCTCATACTTTCAATCAAGTGTTTTCGTATGAAAAATTTACCGTTTCCTTAAATAGCTTAATATCATTGCTGTACGGGGACATTGTAAGTCTGCTTTAAATTCAgttttatattagaaaaaatacaatagttGTCGAAGCTTCTGgtaatttctttatttgttaccTGCAAGCTAACCTACATTGAATTTTGACGAAAGAAACATGCAAACGAACAGCAATcattatgatgttttattttaaacgaaaaataaacatatacagcaacaaaatatatatgaaccAACATAATTTATGTACAAATAATACACTATCATAATGGTAAATTAACTCGGCTTAACAGAATGTACATTCAACGTGAGTCAATCACAAAAAGAGATCCTAAAATATAAttccatttttatcaaaaagctcaagaacaatttaattttcaaaacatcttATTTAAATCTTATCTTATTACGGTGTTCCAGATGTCAaggaaatgtgttttaaatatgtttttcttgttgcaataacattttcaatttttcaaaagtgGTTTTCAATCTTGTACACTATTTTCAAGAGCCAGTAAATCTGTGTGCTGAAAACCTAATACAGAAAAtttctatatgtttatttatgacattcaaactaaaaaaggaaaaaaacgaAACTTTCTAACTTATTGTCTAATGACGGCAACAGAAATGGTcattattgtataattgtaagtgtagcaacatcaaataaatacaaaataatatataaaattaacatAAGATACATGTAACAAAGTAGCTGCACCAGATAAAATAACGTGGATATATTCACAAATGAAACTCAATGAAAACCAAAGAGACAGTTTGGAGTCGACTAATGTACCAACATGAATAAATCGATTTAATACGTACAAACAATTATCATCAAGACGATTGATGTTCATATAAATTCATCATTACGGTACAGGTCATGTCATGTTTCATATAACTGTACAATTTACACGATATTTAATTTAGAATGAAAGCTGATTCAAATGTTGTCTCTTCAAGAGCGTATTCATAACCGAAATACCAAACTTCACCTAACTGATTTATACAACACCTTCGTTTGGATATTACATTAATGTAATTGATAAATGAGTGTGATGAAGTCTCGATAGCTACGTGATAACGTCAAGAACACGTGTGCCATGTGTGATCGGGCTTTTGCCAATTACAAAAGCGTCCTTGAGTAAACCTGCGAATTCTGCAGGGAAAATGCCATCCTCGTCGTGATGGACAACCATCGCAACTTCGTCTGAAAAAATAAGGGGAGGATATacaatttaaactatttattaaatatgtatgtttgcTTATTATAGCTATCTAAATCtaagcaaatatatattaaataatataaaacgggtattgttattttcatttacagtAAATGAATCAAGTCTACTATATTTAATAATAGCatgaaaaaatacttaaatattacttttattctTTTTGGTGTATGAGATTGTCATAAGTCACgcattttcaaaaatgattgtcttGATTTTATGAAGCTACAAAGGAAGCATGGCTGGTCATGTAATTGACGCATATGTTGATCAAATAAATATACTGTGTAAAGGAGGGTATATTCAAATATCGGTACGGATGGGAAACTGAAGAGCAATATGACCGATTACCATAATTAGTATTTTGTTGGCAACAAATCTATGATACACATGGAATATAATCATAAATCATAAACCAACCTTTGTTAACCGCGTCGCCGACATGTTTTTTCAACTGAATTCCAACCCCGAAGTTAATGGCCTCTCCCGCCTTCTTCCGGCCAGCTCCCAATTTCCACGTTACAATTGCGCAGTTCATTGAGTCGATGCTGTGGATGTGGCCTGTTTATGATCAATAGCAAATCAATTCAAATGTGAAGCAACAACAGCGGGACAGTAGTCATACTAAATGAAGTGCACCATACTTTTTTGAATGCACAAGAATTTACTTCGTGTACCTTTATTGGTAtgaacaaaaagtaaaatttaaaacaaacgacCAGAGTTAGTATCAATACTATTACACCCCTTATTAGCTTACTTATTGTGAATTGCAATAGTCGTTTTTAACTAAAGGCCACGAGAAATGACAATTGTTCCAGAAATATCGGAAATGTCAGCTGACAATAAATCTTATTTGCTCCATAAACTTATAACGATTAACagatcatgttttattatatacctgatTTCGAACATTTAATCTCATATGTGTGTTTTGCCTTGGGCAAGTATTCAAACACATCCGCCCCCTTGAGGCACAGTTTGTCCGCAAGTTCCTCTTGGACACCCTGGGCTACCATCATGGCCTGGAACTTGGCAAGGGCGCTCCCGTCAATCAGCGTCTTGGCTACCATATCAACAGCCGCATCCATGCTACCCGCTGCGTTAACTTTGTATAGAAGATGGCCACCTAAAGAAAAGATGTTAGTTTTGCACTAGTTTAGTTTAGAtcgaacaaaatatatttggcaGAGCAAAACGTGCTGCATATTTCCACTCGAAGAACTAGATGTTTGACATGATAGAAACTTGCTTAACTTTAGTTTAAGTCTATAGTCAGAATTCGGAAAAATTGTAAAAGTGTGCCCTGATTTAAATCGCCTGATTCCGTATCCGAGGTAGTTCTAAATTCTATCATTTAACGTCAAAGATGCTGGGCATTTAGGGATTATAGGATAAGAGTTGGAACACTTGACCACATGACAACTTTCACAAATGAGTATAGAATTCGTTGGAATATAGGAGAGGGAATCTAATAAAGTTACTGGGTATTTGTGAGGTCACATCACTTTATACCTTATTCATCAAACTATGCATGTATggtattgtattattatatagtaCGTAGATCAAAGTTCAATTATATGTGGATAAAATACAATCATGGTTCAAATTCATTTAGATGCACAACACATATGGTTTTGCAAgtttaagtttatattaaataaggGTTTGGCGCACACACGCGCGCAACTGATTATAAAACGCTTATAGTACAATCAAAAGTTTAGAAATATGACCAGACGTACACAGAAAAAATAATTCCCGTTCAATAAGATTATAAAACATCAACGATGAATTGGTATTTATGAGTTCGCATCAATGAAAAGTCTTCATTCATCACAACTGGCCTGCAGCGGATTGTATTATCTCAAAGCAAGTAGTTCAAAGGTCAAAACATTGCGTCATGAATCACATTCATTGAGAATCATTACACGTATGGTTGTTCTAAATTGAGCAACCAAAAGATAAAGACAAGGCGGACACACAAGTGCGACTATTTATAAATCGCTTGAAATACAATCAAACGAttagaaatatttgaattaaaaaaaaatattccccATTCAATACGTTTCTGAAACATTTCCCTATATGGACGGAAATCCAAGAGTACATCACATGAATAACCAACCTTGTTATCTTTTCCCCTCAATGGGCAACCTAAACAGCGGAAAACGAATAGCGATAACAGGAAAACTGGCTTGCATAACTCTTTACATTCACAAAATGTCAAGGACAAGTAAATATTGCGTTCTTTCCCGCCacaacaaatgataaaattggGCCACTGTTTCAGTAGGTAACTAAGACTATGTTTCAGTAGGTAACTAAGACTAAGTTGCGAAACTAAAATAACTTATATATCTATATCTAACCCTAACCCTATAAGCTtagaaaaatgtcaaatgtgAGATAACAAGACTTGCACAATACCTAGTCTTGTAACGAGGTCTGTTAAATCGTTTGGACCATTTCCATGTAGACACTCAATGGTTTCAGCAACTTCGAGAGCATTTCCGATATTCATTCCGATTGGTGAATTCATGTCGGTTAGTAGGGCAATAGTCTGTACACCAGATCCGTTTCCGGCGGCAACCTGTTGGGAAAGCTACTACGATTAGAATGGCATACTTACGGAAGTCTCTTCAAATCATTTGAGTGTTCAAAAACAATTTACGAAATCCAgtgtatatcattatacaatacatttttgCTTTTATCGTATCGCCTATATTAGTAGGTAtggtttaaatatgttatggacgaagtaaaataatatttccaaCATATGTtagaaataatgtaatataaacttaaattcCACTTAAGTAATTAAGATACAGCAGGTTTTAGGATAAGGTCTTAAAGAGTTGATGATCATATTATAAGATAAATCATTCTGGCAGATACAATCATACGCAATAACCTGAGAACTGTAAGCATTTAGGAACTTGATTGGccaacataatataacattcaaGGGCGACGCATCTGGTACACTCGTTATTGACAGAATGACTGCGGAAGGACTCTGAAACCTTTTGGAAAACAGTATACCGAAGTTTTAGACATGATAAGATAGGGTCAAACtcagttttgttgttttgttgatattgttcTTGTTATTGACTGACGTAAaaaggaaaatgaaaaaatactaTATTAACATACTgagttgaattttaaaaacaagtttaaataaCTACAAAGTTACCATTCTGTTTGCCAGTTCTCGTGCGTCTTTCTCATTCTTCAGGAAAGCGCCCTTCCCAATTTTCACGTCTAGAACAAGGGCGTCGAGGGACTCGGCAACTTTCTTGGAGATTATTGAGGCTGGAAACATCAAGACAT
The DNA window shown above is from Mya arenaria isolate MELC-2E11 chromosome 6, ASM2691426v1 and carries:
- the LOC128238414 gene encoding thymidine phosphorylase-like; its protein translation is MPPNSGNSNNKKRNGETETGKINGELCIPSLIKRKRDGKQLTREEVEYFVKEVVAGQVQDAQLGAMLMAMYIRGLDYDETSYLTRSMTHSGEVLKWPAEWRGKIVDKHSTGGVGDKVSLILAPALAACGMKVPMVSGRGLCHTGGTLDKLESIPGFTVSQSHANMIKILEDVGCCIVGQTSNLVPADKIMYATRDVTSTTENIGLITSSIISKKVAESLDALVLDVKIGKGAFLKNEKDARELANRMVAAGNGSGVQTIALLTDMNSPIGMNIGNALEVAETIECLHGNGPNDLTDLVTRLGGHLLYKVNAAGSMDAAVDMVAKTLIDGSALAKFQAMMVAQGVQEELADKLCLKGADVFEYLPKAKHTYEIKCSKSGHIHSIDSMNCAIVTWKLGAGRKKAGEAINFGVGIQLKKHVGDAVNKDEVAMVVHHDEDGIFPAEFAGLLKDAFVIGKSPITHGTRVLDVIT